The Nocardioides humi genome includes a region encoding these proteins:
- a CDS encoding winged helix-turn-helix transcriptional regulator: protein MDTPSALAWSVDNCTLGRAMAILGERWTVVVLREVFLGVRRFDDIRRHAAIPRQMLADRLATLVEQGILRKVPYREDGARTRHEYRLTAKGLELQPVLLAISHWGDRHLADPGGPPTVFVHRDCEEPVHVEVRCAAGHHVDDPRRVATRPGPGVKPFEAGRPA from the coding sequence ATGGACACCCCGTCGGCGCTCGCCTGGTCGGTCGACAACTGCACCCTCGGTCGGGCGATGGCGATCCTGGGCGAGCGGTGGACGGTCGTGGTGCTGCGCGAGGTCTTCCTCGGCGTACGACGCTTCGACGACATCCGCCGGCACGCCGCGATCCCCCGCCAGATGCTGGCCGACCGGCTCGCGACGCTGGTCGAGCAGGGCATCCTGCGCAAGGTGCCCTACCGCGAGGACGGCGCCCGGACGCGCCACGAGTACCGGCTCACCGCGAAGGGCCTCGAGCTCCAGCCGGTCCTGCTGGCCATCAGCCACTGGGGCGACCGCCACCTCGCCGACCCCGGCGGCCCGCCGACGGTGTTCGTCCACCGCGACTGCGAGGAGCCGGTGCACGTCGAGGTCCGCTGCGCCGCGGGCCACCACGTCGACGACCCGCGCCGGGTCGCCACGCGACCGGGTCCGGGCGTGAAGCCGTTCGAGGCCGGCCGCCCGGCATGA
- a CDS encoding alpha/beta hydrolase: MRLGLAHLIDPRLLPLVDASRAFYAQREPGRGPRSEEELRALRAGRAAPAPSRHAAVTEVVRVDDHEVPVRLHVPSGGPAAGVLLHLHGGGFYLGSGEADDARARALAEALGVVVVGVDHRLAPEHPWPAAPDDCETAARWLVDHAAERFGTTRLAVSGFSAGATLAVTTLLRLRDRGVRAVAGAVLQFGTYDLSARTPAGRLIADEYFLRAYAGTAPDRTHPDLSPVYAELAGLPPLLMVVGAEDVLLHDNLAMAARLSGAGVDVDLRVYPASPHGFTAHPTPMARAALDDVEAWLADRLAATGLTGA, translated from the coding sequence ATGAGGCTCGGCCTCGCCCACCTGATCGACCCGCGCCTGCTGCCGCTCGTCGACGCCTCGCGCGCCTTCTACGCCCAGCGGGAGCCCGGGCGCGGTCCCCGCAGCGAGGAGGAGCTGCGTGCGCTCCGCGCGGGCCGTGCGGCACCCGCACCATCGCGGCACGCCGCGGTCACGGAGGTCGTCCGGGTGGACGATCACGAGGTGCCGGTGCGGCTGCACGTTCCCAGCGGCGGGCCGGCCGCGGGCGTCCTCCTCCATCTCCATGGCGGCGGCTTCTACCTGGGATCGGGCGAGGCCGACGATGCCCGCGCTCGCGCCCTCGCCGAGGCACTGGGCGTCGTGGTCGTCGGCGTGGACCACCGCCTGGCCCCGGAGCATCCCTGGCCCGCCGCGCCCGACGACTGCGAGACCGCGGCGCGCTGGCTGGTCGACCACGCGGCGGAGCGGTTCGGCACCACCCGGCTGGCCGTGTCCGGCTTCTCCGCCGGCGCGACCCTGGCCGTCACCACCCTGCTGCGCCTGCGCGACCGAGGCGTCCGCGCGGTCGCCGGCGCCGTCCTTCAGTTCGGCACCTACGACCTCAGCGCCCGGACCCCCGCGGGCCGCCTGATCGCCGACGAGTACTTCCTCCGGGCCTACGCGGGGACCGCTCCCGATCGCACCCACCCGGACCTCTCCCCGGTCTACGCCGAGCTCGCCGGGCTGCCTCCGCTCCTCATGGTCGTCGGCGCCGAGGACGTCCTGCTGCACGACAACCTCGCCATGGCCGCGCGCCTCTCGGGTGCCGGGGTCGACGTCGACCTGCGCGTCTACCCGGCCTCGCCCCACGGCTTCACGGCCCATCCGACGCCGATGGCCCGCGCGGCTCTCGACGATGTCGAGGCCTGGCTCGCCGACCGGCTCGCGGCCACCGGCCTGACGGGCGCATAG
- a CDS encoding DEAD/DEAH box helicase, protein MSSLGPAWPERAAWGTAPSLRAWQSAALTDYLARNPRDFLTVATPGAGKTTFALTVAAELLGRRMVDRLIIVAPTEHLKLQWAEAAARAGLPIDPTYSAGSGKISSDYVGVAVTYAGVGVNPLAMRIRTERFKTLVILDEVHHAGDSLSWGEGVREAFEPAARRLALTGTPFRSDINPIPFVTYAPGEGGVPTSVADYTYGYAEALADHVVRPVLFLAYSGQMSWRTRAGDEVAASLGEPLTKDMTSQALRTALDPSGSWIPSVLAAADKRLEEVRRHIPDAGGLVIASDQDGARAYAKLLKAITGEPATVVLSDEKASSKKISEFSENDRRWMVAVRMVSEGVDVPRLAVGVWATTTSTPLFFAQAVGRFVRARKRGEIASVFLPSVPNLLTFAAELEAQRDHVLKRKVSSDGDIFAAEDDLLAQANAGEAASDELEALPFEALGSEARFDHALYDGAQFGHEGEVHVGSDEEMDFLGIPGLLEPDQVSALLQQRQADRRRTRRPEAGAGERAADTVAEVTTHEHLGLLRRELNSLVASWHHRTGQAHGITHAALRKECGGPAAAVANADQLQKRIDRIREWAVRKTS, encoded by the coding sequence ATGAGCTCGCTCGGTCCGGCGTGGCCGGAGCGGGCAGCCTGGGGCACGGCGCCGTCGCTGCGTGCCTGGCAGTCCGCTGCGCTCACCGACTACCTCGCCCGCAACCCGCGTGACTTCCTCACCGTGGCGACGCCCGGCGCGGGCAAGACCACCTTCGCGCTGACGGTCGCCGCGGAGCTGCTCGGGCGGCGGATGGTCGACCGGCTGATCATCGTCGCGCCCACCGAGCACCTCAAGCTGCAGTGGGCCGAGGCGGCGGCGCGCGCGGGCCTGCCGATCGACCCGACGTACTCCGCCGGCTCGGGCAAGATCTCCAGCGACTACGTCGGCGTCGCGGTGACCTACGCCGGCGTCGGCGTCAACCCGCTCGCGATGCGGATCCGCACCGAGCGGTTCAAGACCCTGGTGATCCTCGACGAGGTCCACCACGCCGGCGACTCGCTGAGCTGGGGCGAGGGGGTGCGGGAGGCCTTCGAGCCGGCGGCGCGCCGCCTGGCGCTGACGGGCACGCCGTTCCGCTCCGACATCAACCCGATCCCGTTCGTCACCTACGCGCCCGGCGAGGGCGGCGTGCCGACGTCGGTGGCCGACTACACCTACGGGTACGCCGAGGCGCTGGCCGACCACGTCGTGCGGCCGGTGCTCTTCCTCGCCTACTCCGGCCAGATGAGCTGGCGCACCCGCGCGGGCGACGAGGTCGCCGCGTCGCTGGGGGAGCCGCTCACCAAGGACATGACCTCGCAGGCGCTGCGCACCGCGCTCGACCCCAGCGGCTCGTGGATCCCGTCGGTCCTCGCCGCCGCCGACAAGCGGCTGGAGGAGGTGCGCCGCCACATCCCCGACGCGGGCGGGCTGGTGATCGCCTCCGACCAGGACGGCGCCCGCGCCTACGCCAAGCTGCTCAAGGCGATCACCGGCGAGCCCGCGACCGTCGTGCTCTCCGACGAGAAGGCGTCGTCGAAGAAGATCTCGGAGTTCAGCGAGAACGACCGGCGCTGGATGGTCGCGGTCCGGATGGTGTCCGAGGGCGTCGACGTCCCGCGGCTCGCGGTCGGGGTGTGGGCGACCACCACCTCGACGCCGCTGTTCTTCGCGCAGGCGGTCGGCCGCTTCGTGCGGGCCCGCAAGCGCGGCGAGATCGCGTCGGTGTTCCTGCCGTCGGTGCCGAACCTGCTCACCTTCGCCGCCGAGCTCGAGGCCCAGCGCGACCACGTGCTCAAGCGCAAGGTGAGCAGCGACGGCGACATCTTCGCGGCCGAGGACGACCTGCTCGCCCAGGCCAACGCCGGGGAGGCCGCGTCCGACGAGCTGGAGGCGCTGCCCTTCGAGGCGCTCGGCTCCGAGGCCCGCTTCGACCACGCCCTGTACGACGGCGCGCAGTTCGGCCACGAGGGCGAGGTCCACGTGGGCTCCGACGAGGAGATGGACTTCCTCGGCATCCCCGGCCTGCTCGAGCCGGACCAGGTCAGCGCGCTGCTCCAGCAGCGGCAGGCCGACCGTCGTCGTACCCGGCGCCCGGAGGCCGGAGCCGGCGAGCGGGCGGCCGACACGGTCGCCGAGGTGACCACCCACGAGCACCTCGGCCTGCTGCGGCGCGAGCTGAACTCGCTCGTCGCGTCCTGGCACCACCGCACCGGGCAGGCGCACGGCATCACCCATGCCGCCCTGCGCAAGGAGTGCGGGGGACCGGCCGCCGCGGTCGCGAACGCCGACCAGCTGCAGAAGCGGATCGACCGGATCCGCGAGTGGGCGGTGCGGAAGACGTCCTGA
- a CDS encoding DUF3039 domain-containing protein: MTTIGFSTETDVREDRRTVPTDEGDHERFSHYVEKDKLTEAMVMGTPVVALCGKVWVPSRAPEKFPVCPECKEIWEGLGDDKPGDGSGGSGGSGGGSGPDA; encoded by the coding sequence GTGACCACGATCGGCTTCTCGACAGAAACGGACGTCCGCGAGGACCGCCGTACCGTCCCGACCGACGAGGGCGACCACGAGCGTTTCTCCCACTACGTGGAGAAGGACAAGCTCACCGAGGCGATGGTCATGGGCACGCCGGTCGTGGCCCTGTGCGGGAAGGTCTGGGTGCCGAGCCGGGCGCCGGAGAAGTTCCCGGTCTGCCCGGAGTGCAAGGAGATCTGGGAGGGCCTCGGCGACGACAAGCCGGGCGACGGCTCGGGCGGCTCGGGCGGCTCCGGCGGAGGGTCCGGTCCCGACGCATGA
- a CDS encoding MFS transporter yields MTATLPTQAAVTGGDRRRWGGLAVLAASLLVVVMDMTVLNVALPDLTEDLHAGALAQLWIVDVYSLVLAGLLVPVAALADRWGRRRMLLTGFAIFAVASLAALIAQSPGDVIAVRALLGIGGAMIMPATLSLIRALFPDARERAFALGLWAATAAVGGAVGPIVGGALLSAFSWHAAFLVNVPLMVVALVAGVLLLPESRSDRPGRVDALGVLLSVGGMVAAVYGVKHLGKGDLDVPTLLVLGAGLALLTGFVRRCLAQDEPMLAVRLFANPVFRSGVATALVSSTAMIALLFVGSQWLQLVQGWSPLLAGVALLPMAVGGLIGPPLAPAVAARLGARNVIVAGLVVLAAGLLTLWLLPRPMPYAGIALALLLVGFGTAALGLASALIMGAAPAHHAGSAAAVEEMSYEIGGVLGIAVLGSLAGVVYRHGLPAGAPDAAVESIAGALGTPVEPAALASYTDAFGMVGLAGAVVTLLVAVLVWRGLPADVDVSGGH; encoded by the coding sequence ATGACCGCCACCCTGCCCACGCAGGCTGCCGTGACCGGCGGCGACCGCCGGCGCTGGGGCGGCCTGGCCGTGCTCGCGGCCAGCCTGCTCGTGGTCGTGATGGACATGACCGTCCTCAACGTCGCGCTGCCCGACCTCACCGAGGACCTCCACGCCGGGGCGCTGGCCCAGCTGTGGATCGTCGACGTCTACTCCCTGGTCCTCGCGGGCCTGCTCGTCCCCGTCGCGGCGCTCGCCGACCGCTGGGGCCGGCGCCGGATGCTGCTCACCGGCTTCGCCATCTTCGCCGTCGCCTCGCTCGCCGCGCTGATCGCGCAGAGCCCGGGCGACGTCATCGCGGTCCGCGCGCTGCTCGGCATCGGCGGCGCGATGATCATGCCGGCCACGCTCTCCCTGATCCGCGCGCTGTTCCCGGACGCCCGCGAGCGCGCCTTCGCGCTCGGCCTCTGGGCCGCGACCGCCGCGGTCGGCGGCGCCGTGGGCCCGATCGTCGGCGGCGCGCTGCTCAGCGCGTTCAGCTGGCACGCCGCCTTCCTCGTCAACGTGCCGCTGATGGTGGTCGCGCTCGTGGCCGGCGTCCTGTTGCTGCCGGAGAGCCGCTCGGATCGGCCCGGCCGGGTCGACGCGCTCGGCGTGCTGCTCTCGGTCGGCGGCATGGTGGCCGCGGTCTACGGCGTCAAGCACCTCGGCAAGGGCGACCTCGACGTCCCCACGCTGCTCGTGCTGGGCGCCGGCCTCGCGCTGCTCACCGGCTTCGTGCGGCGCTGCCTGGCGCAGGACGAGCCGATGCTCGCCGTACGCCTGTTCGCGAACCCGGTCTTCCGCTCCGGCGTCGCCACCGCACTGGTGAGCAGCACCGCGATGATCGCGCTGCTGTTCGTCGGCTCGCAGTGGCTGCAGCTGGTCCAGGGCTGGAGCCCGCTCCTCGCGGGCGTCGCGCTGCTCCCCATGGCCGTCGGCGGCCTGATCGGCCCGCCGCTGGCGCCCGCCGTCGCGGCCCGCCTCGGCGCGCGGAACGTCATCGTCGCCGGGCTCGTCGTGCTCGCCGCCGGCCTGCTCACGCTCTGGCTGCTCCCGCGCCCGATGCCGTACGCCGGCATCGCGCTCGCCCTGCTCCTCGTCGGCTTCGGCACGGCCGCCCTCGGCCTCGCCTCCGCCCTCATCATGGGCGCCGCCCCGGCCCACCACGCCGGCTCGGCGGCCGCGGTCGAGGAGATGTCGTACGAGATCGGCGGCGTGCTCGGCATCGCCGTGCTCGGCAGCCTCGCCGGCGTCGTCTACCGCCACGGCCTGCCCGCCGGTGCGCCGGACGCCGCCGTGGAGTCGATCGCCGGTGCCCTCGGCACCCCCGTCGAGCCGGCCGCGCTCGCGTCGTACACCGACGCGTTCGGGATGGTCGGCCTCGCCGGGGCCGTCGTCACCCTGCTCGTCGCGGTCCTGGTGTGGCGGGGGCTTCCTGCGGACGTCGACGTGTCGGGTGGGCACTGA
- a CDS encoding TetR/AcrR family transcriptional regulator, whose product MSTRDTVLVAAQRLLTTQPTASMAEIAAAAGVGRATVHRHFANREELLHEIGARSLDRWAESLVAAGVAEAAASADPARIRAGLDDVLARFVADLEDFGVALTDPTVVNSPALQERCQALFAEEVALYAAAQAAGVLRADVPARWLGHSVYGLLVAVRDALLAGDIARRDAEALVRSTFLDGGAAR is encoded by the coding sequence ATGTCCACCCGGGACACGGTGCTGGTCGCAGCCCAGCGCCTGCTCACCACCCAGCCCACCGCCTCGATGGCGGAGATCGCGGCGGCCGCCGGCGTCGGCCGGGCGACGGTGCACCGCCACTTCGCCAACCGCGAGGAGCTGCTGCACGAGATCGGCGCCCGCTCCCTCGACCGCTGGGCGGAGAGCCTGGTGGCGGCCGGCGTCGCCGAGGCCGCGGCCTCGGCCGACCCGGCGCGGATCCGCGCCGGCCTGGACGACGTCCTCGCGCGCTTCGTCGCCGACCTCGAGGACTTCGGCGTCGCGCTGACCGACCCGACCGTCGTCAACTCGCCCGCCCTGCAGGAGCGCTGCCAGGCGCTGTTCGCCGAGGAGGTCGCCCTGTACGCCGCCGCGCAGGCCGCGGGCGTGCTGCGCGCCGACGTGCCGGCCCGCTGGCTGGGCCACTCCGTCTACGGCCTGCTGGTCGCCGTCCGCGACGCCCTCCTCGCCGGGGACATCGCCCGCCGCGACGCCGAGGCCCTGGTCCGCTCCACCTTCCTCGACGGTGGTGCCGCGCGATGA
- a CDS encoding serine/threonine-protein kinase, translating into MSRWGSGRGRGSAGVVPVGEEVLPGYPVVALLAHGRRVDTYDVHSRERDCRCVVKILRPDRRGDQRVRDAVIQEGRLVCALTHPHLVRGYEVHEEPPAVVLETLGGATLAALVDDGPLTVGDASLLGLQLISALSYLHGRGWLHLDVKPANVVIDNGRAVLIDLSLAGRPGVGRRGAGTRGYLAPEQARGVGLGPATDVWGLGITLVEALTELMPYGDEATWDSRRRIPVLHRRAARLPRRLLADVPGLPAETDAALRGCLAEDPADRPTLAELRGCLAATSPV; encoded by the coding sequence ATGAGCCGCTGGGGGAGCGGGCGTGGCCGGGGCTCGGCGGGCGTCGTACCGGTGGGCGAGGAGGTGCTGCCCGGCTACCCGGTCGTCGCCCTGCTCGCGCACGGGCGCCGGGTCGACACCTACGACGTGCACTCGCGGGAGCGGGACTGCCGGTGCGTGGTGAAGATCCTGCGCCCCGACCGACGCGGCGACCAGCGCGTGCGGGACGCGGTGATCCAGGAGGGCCGGCTGGTCTGCGCGCTGACCCATCCGCACCTGGTCCGCGGCTACGAGGTCCACGAGGAGCCGCCCGCCGTGGTCCTCGAGACCCTGGGCGGCGCGACCCTGGCGGCCCTGGTCGACGACGGACCGCTCACGGTCGGCGACGCCTCGCTCCTCGGGCTGCAGCTGATCTCCGCGCTGTCGTACCTCCACGGGAGGGGCTGGCTCCACCTCGACGTCAAGCCGGCCAACGTCGTGATCGACAACGGGCGCGCGGTCCTGATCGACCTCTCCCTGGCCGGGCGTCCCGGCGTCGGCCGCCGTGGTGCGGGCACGCGGGGCTACCTGGCCCCGGAGCAGGCGCGCGGCGTCGGCCTGGGGCCGGCCACCGACGTCTGGGGCTTGGGCATCACCCTGGTGGAGGCGCTCACCGAGCTGATGCCGTACGGCGACGAGGCGACCTGGGACTCCCGGCGCCGGATCCCGGTCCTGCACCGCCGCGCTGCCCGGCTCCCGCGCCGGCTCCTCGCGGACGTGCCCGGCCTGCCGGCGGAGACGGATGCGGCGCTGCGCGGCTGCCTCGCCGAGGACCCGGCCGACCGGCCGACGCTGGCGGAGCTCCGGGGCTGCCTCGCGGCGACGTCGCCAGTTTGA
- a CDS encoding ATP-binding cassette domain-containing protein produces MERIVELLDEPPPTDRPGARPLSAPVGRVRLDRVSVTYPGAAAPALREVSLDVEPGEIVALSGPSGAGKSTVVRLLTRHLDADEGQVLLDGHPVEELTIASVRDAITVVLQETLLMDATIHDNVAFGRPGASRAEVEAAARAADAHEFVSALPGGYDARVGQRGRSLSGGQRQRVALARALLRGSPVLVLDEPTTGLDAATARRVLEPVRAAATGRSVLLVSHDPVALAFADRVVHLEGGKVLDEEVAR; encoded by the coding sequence GTGGAGCGCATCGTGGAGCTGCTCGACGAGCCGCCGCCCACCGACCGTCCCGGCGCCCGGCCGCTCTCCGCGCCGGTCGGCCGGGTCCGGCTGGACCGGGTGAGCGTGACCTACCCGGGCGCGGCCGCGCCGGCGCTGCGCGAGGTCAGCCTGGACGTCGAGCCCGGCGAGATCGTCGCGCTGTCCGGCCCCAGCGGCGCGGGCAAGTCGACCGTCGTACGGCTGCTGACCCGGCACCTCGACGCCGACGAGGGGCAGGTGCTGCTGGACGGCCACCCGGTCGAGGAGCTCACCATCGCGTCGGTGCGCGACGCGATCACGGTCGTGCTCCAGGAGACCCTGCTGATGGACGCCACCATCCACGACAACGTCGCCTTCGGCCGTCCGGGTGCGAGTCGCGCGGAGGTGGAGGCCGCGGCGCGCGCGGCCGACGCCCACGAGTTCGTCTCGGCCCTTCCCGGCGGGTACGACGCCCGCGTGGGCCAGCGGGGGCGGTCGCTGTCCGGCGGTCAGCGCCAACGGGTCGCGTTGGCGCGGGCGCTGCTGCGGGGCTCGCCGGTCCTGGTGCTCGACGAGCCGACGACCGGACTGGACGCGGCGACCGCGCGGCGGGTGCTGGAGCCGGTGCGCGCCGCGGCGACGGGCCGCAGCGTGCTCCTGGTCAGCCACGACCCGGTGGCCCTGGCCTTCGCGGACCGGGTCGTGCATCTCGAGGGTGGCAAGGTTCTCGACGAGGAGGTGGCGCGATGA
- a CDS encoding ABC transporter transmembrane domain-containing protein: MSAGSEQADIGLRRRIGASLRPEEDAAPLVEHARGMTLRQVVRRFWPRLRPLRGWLLLGVVLMMVVPLVEIAEILLFERLVDDVLVPAEWRPLLWLAVVYVGLNLASAVASGLDDIVATWVSQRFLLDLRTDSFRHVLSLPLHVHERRRLGDVLSRLTSDVAAVEAFLVGNLSAALDSGLRLVLFTGALVHLQWELALASFVVVPALWWISTRFAAFVRRLARERRRRAGSLSAVTEEHLAHGALVQAYNREEQTVAAYHRQNRAIFGAEMAGARVRSLFLPLVDLTELAGTLVVVALGSGRCTPTGSPSAACWRSWPCSPSATSRSASSPT, encoded by the coding sequence ATGTCCGCGGGGAGCGAGCAGGCCGACATCGGCCTGAGGCGGCGCATCGGCGCGTCGTTGCGGCCGGAGGAGGACGCGGCGCCGCTGGTCGAGCACGCCCGGGGGATGACCCTGCGCCAGGTGGTCCGGCGGTTCTGGCCGCGCCTGCGGCCGCTGCGCGGGTGGCTGCTGCTCGGCGTGGTCCTGATGATGGTCGTCCCCCTCGTCGAGATCGCCGAGATCCTGCTGTTCGAGCGGCTGGTGGACGACGTGCTGGTGCCCGCCGAGTGGCGCCCGCTGCTCTGGCTCGCGGTCGTGTACGTCGGCCTCAACCTGGCGTCGGCGGTGGCCTCGGGTCTCGACGACATCGTCGCGACCTGGGTCTCGCAGCGCTTCCTGCTCGACCTGCGGACCGACTCCTTCCGCCACGTCCTCTCCCTCCCGCTCCACGTCCACGAGCGCCGCCGCCTCGGCGACGTCCTCTCGCGGCTGACCTCCGACGTCGCCGCGGTCGAGGCCTTCCTCGTGGGCAACCTGAGCGCCGCCCTCGACTCCGGGCTGCGCCTGGTCCTCTTCACCGGCGCCCTCGTCCACCTGCAGTGGGAGCTGGCACTGGCCTCGTTCGTGGTGGTCCCCGCCCTGTGGTGGATCTCGACCCGCTTCGCGGCCTTCGTACGACGTCTCGCCCGGGAGCGCCGCCGCCGCGCGGGCTCGCTCTCGGCGGTCACCGAGGAGCACCTCGCCCACGGCGCGCTGGTCCAGGCCTACAACCGCGAGGAGCAGACGGTCGCGGCGTACCACCGGCAGAACCGGGCCATCTTCGGCGCGGAGATGGCGGGCGCCCGGGTCCGCAGCCTCTTCCTGCCGCTCGTCGACCTGACCGAGCTCGCCGGGACCCTGGTCGTGGTCGCCCTCGGGTCTGGGCGCTGCACACCGACCGGCTCACCCTCGGCGGCCTGCTGGCGTTCCTGGCCCTGCTCGCCCAGTGCCACAAGCCGGTCCGCGAGCTCGCCGACCTGA
- a CDS encoding YqgE/AlgH family protein, which produces MSSELTAGRLLLASPDLLDPNFVDTVVLLLDVNEEGALGVVLNRPTALPVSEVLGEWGEVVEEPEVLFQGGPVATDGALAVALAAPGGEQAAGFRPVWDRLGLLDLDTPRELVDGSVDRLRIFAGYAGWGAGQLQAEIAEGSWYVVPGRVEDVFGEDSRDLRRQVLRRQPGDLALHATRPADPELN; this is translated from the coding sequence ATGTCCAGCGAGCTGACCGCCGGACGCCTCCTGCTGGCGTCGCCCGACCTGCTCGACCCCAACTTCGTCGACACCGTCGTGCTCCTCCTCGACGTCAACGAGGAGGGTGCCCTCGGCGTCGTCCTCAACCGGCCCACGGCGCTGCCGGTCTCGGAGGTGCTGGGGGAGTGGGGCGAGGTGGTCGAGGAGCCCGAGGTGCTCTTCCAGGGCGGACCCGTCGCGACCGACGGCGCGCTGGCGGTCGCCCTCGCCGCGCCGGGCGGCGAGCAGGCCGCGGGCTTCCGGCCGGTCTGGGACCGGCTCGGCCTGCTCGACCTCGACACCCCACGCGAGCTCGTCGACGGCAGCGTCGACCGGCTGCGGATCTTCGCGGGGTACGCCGGCTGGGGTGCCGGCCAGCTCCAGGCGGAGATCGCGGAGGGCAGCTGGTACGTCGTGCCGGGGCGGGTCGAGGACGTCTTCGGCGAGGACAGCCGCGACCTGCGCCGCCAGGTGCTCCGCCGCCAGCCCGGCGATCTCGCGCTCCACGCCACCCGGCCGGCCGACCCGGAGCTGAACTGA
- a CDS encoding TetR/AcrR family transcriptional regulator, translating into MAKASVSKLVPKVPVPGVPGASRRAAYSASTKRALVDVAEQLFAEKGYAATSLDAIVSGARVTKGALYHHFSGKQALFESVFERVEQEAAKRIQKSLRGEKDPWRKALEGLRSFLDVVQEVRYRRIVIQDGPAVLGYERYREQEERSTFANIVEIVRATLDAGSWDLDEDMLQTFARIFFGAMSSAGESVATADDPEAAARRVEGAIGFLLAGVQSLVEQGISMPSAFLGADGTDAAEEGE; encoded by the coding sequence GTGGCGAAGGCATCGGTGTCGAAACTCGTCCCCAAGGTCCCCGTCCCCGGCGTTCCCGGGGCGTCCCGGCGGGCGGCGTACTCCGCCTCGACCAAGCGAGCCCTCGTCGACGTCGCCGAGCAGCTGTTCGCCGAGAAGGGGTACGCCGCGACCTCGCTCGACGCGATCGTGTCCGGTGCGCGCGTCACCAAGGGCGCGCTCTACCACCACTTCTCGGGCAAGCAGGCGCTGTTCGAGTCGGTCTTCGAGCGGGTCGAGCAGGAGGCCGCCAAGCGGATCCAGAAGTCGCTGCGCGGCGAGAAGGACCCGTGGCGCAAGGCCCTCGAGGGGCTGCGCTCCTTCCTCGACGTCGTCCAGGAGGTGCGGTACCGCCGGATCGTGATCCAGGACGGCCCGGCGGTGCTCGGCTACGAGCGGTACCGCGAGCAGGAGGAGCGCTCGACCTTCGCCAATATCGTCGAGATCGTCCGCGCCACGCTGGACGCGGGCTCGTGGGACCTCGACGAGGACATGCTGCAGACCTTCGCGCGGATCTTCTTCGGCGCCATGTCGTCGGCCGGCGAGTCCGTCGCCACGGCCGACGACCCGGAGGCCGCCGCCCGCCGGGTGGAGGGCGCGATCGGCTTCCTGCTCGCCGGCGTCCAGAGCCTGGTCGAGCAGGGCATCTCGATGCCGAGCGCCTTCCTCGGCGCCGACGGGACCGACGCCGCCGAGGAGGGCGAGTAG
- a CDS encoding DUF3048 domain-containing protein, translated as MRPSILRSALPASLVVLSLVLAGCGGGDDGEKKSSGEPTAEVTPEEPATWPLTGLEAEDGQSVALDHPVVVTKIDNSPASSPQIGLSKADLVVEELVEGGITRLAAFYYSQLPGDIGPVRSMRASDIGIVSPAGGVIATSGAAAPTIERINRNKIKYFSEGGPGFYRKSGRHAPYNLFTDLEKVGKAAEDGKDERPVDYLPWGTAEDFAGGTPAPTLSAHFGSRTTNWRFENGTYTNTNSNAAEGDHFVPDTVLVLRVKVVDAGYRDPAGNFVPESKFEGTGAAQVFHNGEVVEGTWSKDKIDSPLTLATADGAELKVPAGKVWIELVPVDADNGSVTVGE; from the coding sequence GTGCGTCCTTCGATCCTCCGCAGTGCCCTGCCCGCCTCGCTCGTCGTGCTGAGCCTCGTGCTCGCCGGGTGCGGGGGCGGTGACGACGGCGAGAAGAAGTCGAGCGGGGAGCCGACGGCGGAGGTGACGCCGGAGGAGCCGGCGACCTGGCCGCTGACCGGGCTGGAGGCGGAGGACGGGCAGTCCGTCGCGCTGGACCACCCCGTGGTCGTGACCAAGATCGACAACTCGCCGGCGAGCTCGCCGCAGATCGGGCTCAGCAAGGCCGACCTCGTGGTCGAGGAGCTCGTGGAGGGCGGGATCACCCGCCTCGCGGCGTTCTACTACTCGCAGCTGCCCGGCGACATCGGACCGGTCCGATCGATGCGGGCCAGCGACATCGGCATCGTGTCGCCGGCGGGCGGCGTGATCGCGACGAGCGGCGCCGCGGCCCCGACGATCGAGCGGATCAACCGCAACAAGATCAAGTACTTCAGCGAGGGCGGCCCCGGCTTCTACCGCAAGAGCGGCCGGCACGCGCCGTACAACCTCTTCACCGACCTCGAGAAGGTCGGCAAGGCGGCCGAGGACGGCAAGGACGAGCGGCCGGTGGACTACCTGCCGTGGGGGACCGCGGAGGACTTCGCCGGGGGTACGCCGGCGCCGACCCTCTCGGCGCACTTCGGCAGCCGCACGACCAACTGGCGCTTCGAGAACGGCACGTACACCAACACCAACTCCAACGCCGCCGAGGGCGACCACTTCGTGCCCGACACCGTGCTGGTGCTGCGGGTCAAGGTCGTCGACGCGGGCTACCGCGACCCGGCGGGCAACTTCGTGCCGGAGAGCAAGTTCGAGGGCACGGGCGCGGCGCAGGTGTTCCACAACGGCGAGGTCGTCGAGGGCACCTGGTCCAAGGACAAGATCGACTCCCCACTGACCCTGGCCACCGCGGACGGCGCCGAGCTGAAGGTCCCCGCGGGCAAGGTCTGGATCGAGCTGGTGCCGGTCGACGCCGACAACGGCTCGGTCACCGTCGGCGAGTAG